From one Sphingobium cloacae genomic stretch:
- a CDS encoding type IV secretion system DNA-binding domain-containing protein, which yields MARNDIRTDGRPIPLTHHSARGKVQRNSGNFTRGSQLLTHELLMWFAGAKLPFVVWFFVFLAAWFVIMSLKLDEHGFQLVCMKLYAMLWDWVGFDPTKRVNVRLPSGELHRTIMAVVPLMPEVQRAWSIAMRGLLGALLFSVFLTIPLSIWFVDLSRRRGKTILQERHERGAMLVDREVLVAEVSQHNAAAFEMDVRKCFPGQSPKQVLALPFTARKRAGIHHPYTLAGIPFPHRMEQSHTMLIGTTGSGKTTELRSLVRQMRERQDSAVIFDLTGAYVEAFYDPARDTILNPMDRRCPAWSIFSDCRTHSEFTAAAAALIPADGGSSEPFWALAARTLFIEMCIRLVERGQTTNLALSENLMTADLKRVHRFLQNTIADPLTAPEAARMAESIRAVFNTNAQVLRFLPDTGEPFSIRNWITGEKQPGSILFITSNYVDLPMNRALLTLWMDLAINRLMTMPRTRELRTWFMFDELGALHKLPAIENGLQTARAFGGAMILGIHSFEKLIEVYGEQGARNLASLARSKLILATADLDTAEQCARYIGNREVRQMDEAYSYGYNNTRDASTLTPRKQVEPLVIADDITNLPSMHGFVKFPDGFPAARIQLLWKDYPQVAEGFLPRPDLQPVRSRRGEEVFDDGGEGDAGGRDGAGQVVEEAVEPVNIAKEMAARILAAEATEEHNQASRPPAERTEDRGEEQAPRAHAADRAQAVRNAPDQAQAPTEGRDDRRESRAGRTAPTPEDQTLAELRQDFSASRDHDGADMGI from the coding sequence ATGGCGCGTAACGACATCCGCACCGACGGCCGGCCGATCCCGCTGACCCACCATTCCGCACGCGGAAAAGTCCAACGCAACTCGGGCAATTTCACCCGCGGCAGCCAGCTCCTGACCCACGAGCTGCTGATGTGGTTCGCCGGCGCAAAACTTCCCTTCGTCGTCTGGTTCTTCGTGTTCCTCGCGGCCTGGTTCGTGATCATGTCGCTCAAACTGGACGAGCACGGCTTCCAACTCGTCTGCATGAAGCTCTACGCCATGCTCTGGGACTGGGTCGGCTTCGACCCGACGAAGCGCGTCAACGTCAGGCTTCCGAGCGGCGAACTCCACCGCACGATCATGGCCGTGGTCCCGTTGATGCCCGAGGTCCAGCGGGCCTGGAGCATCGCCATGCGCGGCCTTCTCGGCGCACTGCTTTTCTCGGTGTTCCTCACCATTCCCCTGTCGATCTGGTTCGTCGATCTCTCGCGTCGCCGTGGCAAGACGATCCTGCAGGAGCGGCACGAGCGCGGCGCTATGCTGGTCGATCGCGAGGTCCTCGTTGCCGAGGTCTCGCAGCACAACGCGGCCGCCTTCGAGATGGACGTGCGCAAATGCTTCCCGGGCCAGTCGCCCAAGCAGGTGCTCGCACTTCCCTTCACGGCGCGCAAGCGCGCCGGAATCCACCATCCCTACACGCTCGCCGGCATCCCCTTTCCGCACCGGATGGAGCAGTCGCACACCATGCTGATCGGTACGACCGGCTCGGGCAAGACCACCGAGCTCCGGAGCCTCGTCCGGCAGATGCGCGAGCGTCAGGACAGCGCCGTGATCTTCGACCTGACCGGTGCCTATGTGGAGGCCTTCTACGACCCGGCGCGTGACACGATCCTCAATCCGATGGACCGTCGCTGCCCTGCATGGTCGATCTTCTCGGACTGCCGCACGCACAGCGAGTTCACCGCCGCCGCCGCCGCTCTCATCCCCGCCGATGGCGGCTCGTCCGAGCCGTTCTGGGCGCTCGCAGCGCGGACCCTGTTCATCGAGATGTGCATCCGCCTGGTCGAGCGGGGCCAGACGACCAACCTGGCGCTCTCCGAGAACCTGATGACCGCCGATCTGAAGCGGGTCCATCGCTTCCTCCAGAACACGATCGCGGACCCGCTGACCGCGCCCGAAGCGGCGCGCATGGCGGAGTCGATCCGCGCCGTCTTCAACACGAATGCGCAGGTCCTGCGCTTCCTTCCCGACACGGGCGAGCCCTTCTCGATCCGGAACTGGATCACCGGCGAGAAGCAGCCCGGTTCGATCCTCTTCATCACCTCCAACTACGTCGATCTGCCGATGAACCGGGCGCTGCTGACGCTCTGGATGGACCTCGCCATCAACCGCCTTATGACGATGCCGCGCACGCGCGAGTTGCGGACCTGGTTCATGTTCGACGAGCTCGGCGCGCTGCACAAGTTGCCGGCAATCGAGAACGGCCTCCAGACCGCGCGCGCGTTCGGCGGCGCCATGATCCTCGGCATCCACAGCTTCGAGAAACTGATCGAGGTTTATGGCGAGCAAGGCGCCCGCAACCTCGCCTCGCTGGCACGTTCCAAGCTGATCCTTGCGACGGCCGATCTCGATACCGCCGAGCAGTGCGCGCGCTACATCGGCAATCGCGAAGTGCGGCAGATGGATGAAGCCTACAGCTATGGCTACAACAACACCCGCGACGCCTCGACACTGACTCCCAGGAAACAGGTCGAGCCGCTCGTGATCGCGGACGACATCACGAACCTGCCGTCGATGCACGGCTTCGTGAAGTTCCCCGACGGCTTCCCCGCCGCGCGCATCCAACTCCTCTGGAAGGACTATCCCCAGGTCGCCGAGGGCTTCCTGCCGCGACCCGACCTTCAGCCGGTCCGGTCAAGGCGCGGAGAGGAGGTGTTCGACGATGGCGGGGAGGGCGACGCGGGCGGGCGGGATGGCGCCGGCCAGGTCGTGGAAGAGGCCGTCGAGCCGGTCAACATCGCCAAGGAAATGGCCGCGCGGATCCTTGCCGCGGAGGCAACGGAGGAGCACAACCAAGCGAGCCGCCCGCCAGCCGAGCGCACCGAGGATCGCGGCGAGGAGCAAGCTCCGCGCGCGCACGCCGCCGATCGGGCGCAGGCGGTCCGCAATGCGCCCGATCAGGCGCAGGCGCCAACGGAAGGCCGTGACGATCGCCGCGAGAGTCGCGCTGGCCGAACGGCGCCCACGCCCGAGGATCAGACGCTCGCCGAATTGCGGCAGGACTTCTCAGCGAGCCGCGATCATGACGGCGCAGACATGGGAATCTGA